From a single Marinobacter sp. THAF197a genomic region:
- a CDS encoding EAL domain-containing protein gives MSHSLTDILPAPELDLLSPMLTQQGETWTADFRGLKLRTALQPIYSISHKRTVGYEALIRAFDNDNAAVLPNHLFELPDTDAENLLLDRLCRYLHIRNYSGIKDQLNWLFLNVSPRVVTSGSQSDSFFGALLKKTGLPPHRIVMEIVEQPTDDAERLKDTVAYYRKLGCLTAIDDFGAGHSNFERIWNLSPDIVKLDRTLLTRATDDQRARQILNGMVSLLHQSGCLVLLEGVETRDQAMIAIDAGVDFVQGFYFRRPCLELGELPHTPADLEELLQEYKKRKQITQDPTQQLVNYFNGPFRRAIERLQDGSLMSQACFELLNHPAVSRCYLADDKGIQIEDTLVSDSAIEKRDPRFRPLENTTSADWFRQQYLRQALAQPENLHVTTPYLCVTGAYMCVTLSLAYEHKGRLQVLCCDILANPHQTP, from the coding sequence ATGTCCCACAGCCTTACCGATATCCTGCCAGCGCCAGAACTGGACCTGCTCTCGCCCATGCTCACTCAGCAAGGAGAGACCTGGACAGCCGATTTCAGAGGGCTAAAGCTCAGAACCGCCCTGCAACCGATTTACAGCATCTCCCACAAACGGACCGTTGGTTATGAGGCCCTGATCCGGGCGTTCGACAATGACAACGCGGCTGTACTTCCCAATCACCTGTTTGAACTTCCGGACACCGACGCTGAAAACCTCCTGCTGGACCGGCTGTGTCGATACCTGCATATCCGTAACTACAGCGGCATAAAAGACCAGCTGAACTGGCTATTCCTGAACGTATCCCCCCGGGTGGTGACCAGTGGCAGCCAGTCTGATTCGTTCTTTGGGGCGCTTTTGAAGAAAACCGGGCTACCACCCCATCGAATTGTGATGGAGATTGTTGAGCAGCCCACAGACGATGCGGAGAGACTGAAAGACACCGTCGCCTACTACCGGAAACTTGGCTGCCTCACCGCGATCGATGATTTTGGCGCCGGCCACTCAAATTTCGAGCGAATCTGGAACCTGTCGCCGGATATCGTCAAACTGGATCGTACGTTGCTGACCCGCGCCACTGACGATCAGCGGGCACGGCAGATTCTGAATGGCATGGTGTCACTGCTTCACCAGTCGGGATGCCTGGTACTACTGGAAGGCGTGGAAACCCGTGATCAGGCCATGATAGCCATCGATGCTGGCGTGGACTTTGTACAGGGATTCTATTTCCGGCGCCCTTGCCTTGAGCTCGGGGAACTGCCCCACACGCCGGCAGACCTCGAAGAATTACTTCAGGAATACAAGAAGCGCAAACAGATCACCCAGGACCCCACGCAGCAACTGGTCAACTATTTCAACGGGCCGTTCCGGCGGGCCATTGAACGACTGCAGGACGGCAGCCTGATGTCACAGGCCTGCTTTGAACTTCTGAACCACCCCGCCGTATCCCGCTGCTATCTGGCGGATGACAAGGGCATCCAGATTGAAGACACCCTGGTCTCCGATTCCGCCATTGAGAAGCGGGACCCTCGTTTCCGGCCGCTGGAGAACACCACCAGCGCCGACTGGTTCCGTCAGCAATACCTGCGCCAGGCCCTGGCCCAGCCTGAGAACCTGCACGTTACAACACCCTACCTGTGCGTAACCGGCGCCTATATGTGCGTCACCCTGTCACTGGCCTACGAGCACAAGGGACGTTTGCAGGTGCTGTGCTGCGATATCCTCGCCAACCCCCATCAAACGCCGTAA
- a CDS encoding SLC13 family permease: MDWHGWFSLGLAGAALLLMSSGRFAPHLVMMAALVVLSASGIIGPEQALAGFSNPGLITVVALFVVASGVHHSGGVDLLVHYILGSPKTVRGAQARIALPVTLLSGFLNNTPVVATMIPAVHAWSRKIGIAPSKLMIPLSYAAIFGGTLTLIGTSTNLVVNGQYQQLTGEEGFSIFAITQVGLPVAIIGVAVMLLVLPRMLPDRKDQQKFGSVKEFTLEVAVAFEGPLVGKSVGEAGLRELDRLYLVEIERDGSVVTAVPSEERLRGGDRLVFAGDTQAISDLLRINGIVPSVHDDEPSLSKDRAERRLVEAVLSPQSDVLGQTIRDARFRDRYGAVVLAVARGGERVPGNLGNIRLKPGDVLLLEARPAFVSRQRYNKDFLLINDLETEAPRHDRAWLSWGILLVLVGLAACGIMTMLNAALVGAFVMILSGCCTVGQAQKAVDVPVILTIAASFAMGGALEQTGAASYLAGAVFSLSDGHTLLALLLVYLVVSVLTEVITNNAAAVLIVPVVLSLTSAMGVDSEPFIIAVMMAASASFATPLGYQTNMMVFGPGGYRFSDFIRVGLPMNVFIGLVTVGVISVVYGV; the protein is encoded by the coding sequence ATGGACTGGCACGGATGGTTTTCCCTTGGGTTGGCGGGTGCCGCCCTGTTACTGATGAGCTCTGGCCGCTTCGCGCCGCATCTGGTGATGATGGCGGCCTTGGTAGTGCTGAGTGCCAGCGGTATCATCGGCCCGGAACAGGCCCTTGCCGGCTTCAGTAATCCGGGGCTGATCACCGTGGTTGCTCTGTTTGTGGTGGCCTCCGGTGTTCACCATTCCGGGGGTGTTGACCTCCTGGTGCACTACATTCTGGGCAGCCCGAAAACCGTTCGCGGCGCCCAGGCCCGCATCGCCTTACCAGTCACGTTGCTCAGTGGCTTCCTGAATAATACGCCGGTGGTTGCCACCATGATTCCGGCGGTTCATGCCTGGTCGCGCAAGATTGGTATTGCCCCTTCCAAGCTGATGATTCCCCTCAGCTATGCTGCCATTTTTGGCGGAACGCTCACCCTGATCGGTACCAGTACCAACCTGGTGGTCAATGGTCAGTACCAGCAGCTGACCGGTGAAGAAGGCTTTTCAATCTTCGCCATTACCCAGGTTGGGCTGCCGGTAGCGATCATCGGGGTTGCTGTGATGTTGCTGGTACTGCCGCGGATGCTGCCAGATCGTAAAGACCAGCAGAAGTTCGGCTCGGTTAAAGAGTTTACGCTGGAAGTGGCGGTCGCGTTCGAGGGGCCGCTGGTCGGCAAAAGCGTAGGCGAGGCCGGGCTGCGGGAGCTGGATCGACTTTATCTGGTGGAAATTGAGCGGGATGGCAGCGTGGTAACGGCGGTGCCATCGGAAGAGCGTCTTCGGGGCGGTGACCGCCTGGTGTTTGCCGGCGATACCCAGGCCATTTCCGATCTGTTGCGGATCAATGGCATCGTGCCTTCGGTGCATGATGATGAGCCGTCGCTCAGCAAGGACCGCGCCGAACGACGTTTGGTGGAGGCCGTGTTGTCACCCCAGTCAGATGTGCTTGGCCAAACCATCAGGGATGCCCGGTTTCGGGACCGGTACGGTGCCGTGGTGCTGGCGGTTGCACGCGGAGGTGAGCGGGTGCCGGGTAACCTTGGCAACATTCGCCTGAAGCCCGGTGATGTGTTGTTGCTGGAAGCGCGCCCTGCGTTCGTCAGCCGGCAGCGATACAACAAGGATTTCCTGCTGATCAACGACCTTGAGACAGAAGCGCCGCGCCACGACCGGGCCTGGTTGTCCTGGGGCATTTTGCTGGTGCTGGTCGGGCTTGCCGCCTGCGGTATCATGACGATGCTCAACGCTGCCCTGGTAGGGGCATTCGTGATGATCCTTTCCGGCTGCTGTACGGTTGGCCAGGCTCAGAAAGCGGTAGACGTTCCGGTGATTCTCACGATCGCTGCTTCCTTTGCCATGGGCGGAGCGCTGGAACAGACCGGAGCGGCGAGTTATCTGGCCGGTGCGGTGTTCAGCCTGAGCGATGGCCACACCCTGCTGGCGTTATTGCTGGTTTACCTGGTGGTGTCAGTGCTGACGGAAGTCATTACCAATAACGCAGCCGCCGTCCTGATTGTGCCGGTAGTGCTGTCGCTCACGTCTGCGATGGGCGTGGACTCCGAGCCGTTTATCATTGCGGTGATGATGGCCGCTTCGGCAAGCTTTGCCACACCGCTGGGTTATCAGACCAACATGATGGTGTTCGGGCCGGGAGGCTACCGTTTCAGCGATTTTATCCGGGTGGGTTTGCCGATGAATGTCTTTATCGGCCTGGTGACGGTTGGAGTTATTTCGGTGGTTTACGGCGTTTGA
- the parE gene encoding DNA topoisomerase IV subunit B, translating into MSQQQYNADAIEVLSGLDPVRKRPGMYTDTSRPNHLAQEVIDNSVDEALAGHARRIDVILHSDNSLSVEDDGRGMPVDIHKEEGVPGVELILSRLHAGGKFSEGNYNFSGGLHGVGVSVVNALSTHLEVTIRRDGQIHRMTFANGDKASELEVIDTVGKRNTGTRLKFTPDPKYFDSPNFSVSRLRHNLRAKAVLCPGLHVTFVQEKTGEKDEWFYEDGLRDYLRTALADIEAVPLEPFTGSFSGNKEAVDWAIQWLPEGGDAVMESYVNLIPTAQGGTHVNGLRTGLLEAMREFCEFRSLLPRGVKLSPEDIWERVAYVLSFKMQEPQFSGQTKERLSSREAAAFVSGVVKDAFSLWLNQHTDIAEALAELFISNAQRRLRASKKVARKKVTSGPALPGKLADCSGADTTRSELFLVEGDSAGGSAKQARDREFQAVMPLRGKILNTWEVDSGEILASQEVHDIAVAIGVDPGSEDFTGLRYNKICILADADSDGLHIATLLCALFVKHFRPLVSAGHVFVAMPPLYRVDLGKETFYALDEHEKQGIIDRLAAEKRKGKVQVTRFKGLGEMNPLQLRETTMAPDTRRLVMLTLEEGDDTDERMDMLLGKKRASDRRVWLEAYGNMADIAV; encoded by the coding sequence ATGAGCCAGCAACAATACAACGCCGATGCCATTGAAGTTCTGAGCGGTCTTGACCCGGTGCGCAAACGCCCGGGCATGTACACGGACACCTCAAGGCCGAACCACCTGGCTCAGGAAGTCATCGATAACAGTGTGGATGAGGCGCTGGCCGGCCATGCCCGCCGGATTGATGTGATCCTGCACAGTGACAACTCCCTGAGTGTGGAAGACGATGGCCGCGGCATGCCCGTCGATATCCACAAGGAAGAGGGCGTTCCGGGGGTGGAGCTGATCCTCTCCCGCCTGCACGCCGGTGGTAAGTTCTCCGAAGGCAACTACAACTTCTCTGGTGGTTTGCATGGGGTGGGTGTGTCTGTGGTGAACGCCCTGTCTACCCACCTGGAAGTCACCATCCGGCGGGACGGGCAGATTCACCGGATGACCTTCGCCAACGGCGACAAGGCCTCCGAGCTGGAAGTGATCGATACCGTTGGCAAGCGCAACACCGGTACCCGCCTGAAGTTCACGCCCGACCCGAAATACTTCGACAGTCCGAATTTCTCCGTCAGTCGCCTGCGCCATAACCTGCGGGCCAAGGCCGTGCTTTGTCCCGGTCTGCACGTGACCTTTGTACAGGAGAAAACAGGGGAGAAAGACGAGTGGTTCTATGAAGACGGGCTGCGGGATTATTTGCGCACCGCCCTGGCCGATATTGAAGCCGTGCCGCTTGAGCCCTTTACCGGTAGTTTTTCCGGTAACAAAGAAGCGGTGGATTGGGCGATCCAGTGGCTGCCGGAGGGTGGCGATGCCGTCATGGAAAGCTACGTCAACCTGATTCCCACCGCCCAGGGCGGTACCCATGTCAATGGTTTACGTACCGGACTGCTGGAAGCCATGCGGGAATTCTGTGAATTCCGCAGCCTGCTGCCCCGTGGCGTCAAGTTGTCGCCCGAGGATATTTGGGAACGGGTGGCCTATGTCCTGTCCTTCAAGATGCAGGAGCCGCAGTTCTCCGGCCAGACCAAAGAGCGTCTGTCGTCCCGTGAGGCGGCGGCGTTTGTCTCTGGCGTGGTGAAAGACGCCTTCAGCCTGTGGCTGAACCAGCACACCGATATTGCTGAAGCCCTGGCAGAGCTGTTTATCAGCAATGCCCAGCGCCGGCTGCGGGCCAGCAAGAAGGTGGCCCGTAAAAAGGTGACCTCCGGCCCGGCGTTGCCTGGCAAACTGGCGGACTGCTCCGGTGCCGATACCACCCGTTCAGAGCTGTTCCTGGTGGAAGGTGATTCGGCTGGTGGTTCCGCCAAGCAGGCCCGGGATCGGGAATTCCAGGCAGTGATGCCGCTGCGGGGCAAGATTCTGAATACCTGGGAAGTGGATTCCGGTGAAATCCTCGCCTCTCAGGAAGTCCACGACATTGCCGTGGCCATCGGTGTTGATCCTGGCTCAGAGGATTTTACCGGTTTGCGCTACAACAAGATCTGTATCCTGGCGGATGCCGACTCTGACGGCCTGCATATCGCCACTTTGCTGTGCGCGCTGTTCGTAAAGCACTTCCGTCCACTGGTTTCTGCTGGCCACGTATTTGTCGCCATGCCGCCGCTGTACCGGGTGGATCTGGGCAAGGAAACCTTCTATGCCCTGGATGAGCACGAGAAGCAGGGCATTATCGACCGTCTGGCGGCTGAGAAGCGCAAGGGCAAGGTTCAGGTAACCCGCTTCAAGGGCCTGGGTGAGATGAACCCCCTGCAATTGCGTGAAACCACCATGGCGCCTGACACTCGCCGCCTGGTGATGCTCACCCTGGAAGAGGGTGACGACACCGATGAGCGAATGGACATGTTGCTGGGCAAAAAGCGGGCTTCAGACCGTCGGGTTTGGCTGGAAGCCTACGGCAATATGGCGGATATCGCGGTTTGA
- a CDS encoding protease complex subunit PrcB family protein yields the protein MTDRIPRLFALPLAAALITACSATGGENAGVQPQVRQVTQSAHCGLTGPGVAHVRTGSELEALLDIGGQNMATGIIRQVNLEKESLVIVTLGQKPTAGYSVGLESATADRKTLKLAMKVNSPAPDMMVAQVITSPCAVLAVADSQWQRLEVSGLSETPLLKELGN from the coding sequence ATGACAGATCGCATTCCCCGGCTGTTTGCCTTGCCGCTGGCAGCGGCCCTGATAACGGCTTGCAGTGCCACCGGCGGTGAAAACGCCGGCGTGCAGCCCCAGGTGCGCCAGGTAACCCAGTCCGCCCATTGTGGCCTGACCGGACCAGGCGTCGCGCACGTGCGGACCGGTTCGGAACTGGAGGCATTGCTGGATATTGGCGGGCAGAATATGGCAACCGGTATCATTCGCCAGGTTAATCTTGAGAAAGAGTCACTGGTGATTGTCACCCTGGGCCAGAAGCCTACTGCCGGTTATAGCGTTGGGCTTGAGTCTGCTACGGCGGACAGGAAAACCCTGAAACTCGCCATGAAGGTAAATTCGCCCGCACCGGACATGATGGTGGCGCAGGTGATTACCTCGCCCTGCGCGGTGCTTGCGGTAGCGGACAGCCAGTGGCAGCGCCTGGAAGTATCCGGGTTGTCTGAAACGCCGTTGTTGAAAGAGCTCGGAAACTGA
- a CDS encoding S8 family serine peptidase, with product MKKTLPQYLVLSGVVLFAGCGGGSGSSESQPPAIDLGPLSGVISIESGSRIDQDTMDQLRFAGASPASGAQTLPASFVLAGFVSSRNGSYPLLNGQLFSYAADPVDNFTVPMGPGETVILRNFGGRDGDAELELRVTAGGILYGADETAADKPSVSVTLDSGAPERNYSVEVSVASGGGPARYVLVKAADGQLDSVSLDWPDHPFLPGQAIVTLDATDSGTMSSLATGTASAERHLGGSDWLMRMPAQASSRAVSATQMQAETLSWVTQLRQMPGVKDAVPNYQMSSMQSSPVDEPLYGLQWHYDLINGPGAWQLAPDGGEGASVAVLDSGLFSPNGTTAWHPDLDANVDGGRDFVDNDFYPEDPGSSVGASVFHGTHVAGTVAAVVNGEGIGGVAFGSRIVPVRVLGEGGTGSSTDLIDAIRWVTGDSPRQNLPRAEIVNLSLGGLPRIQALEDAIAFGVGRGMIFVGAAGNSATSTQSFPAASPNVLAVSAVDAGGRLASYSNFGSWIDLAAPGGDASRDGNNDGRADLIWSTSAVGQAGQFVASYTGLQGTSMATPHVSGVMALLKAQKDTLTYSEVRALLESGELTDYPGSRNDQLGYGILDAAKALQANLEGNVTILSPSPSQVSLSNEGVTSATVVLSQIGSGSVSDVSLTNNLTWINVTQPKERDDGRYVFNVSLVESEIEPDTAYRGDIFVSYKDGSTSRELRLPVVAQLISDEQARDAGTHFVLLVDTTPDDDGFYWAEAQVAVEASEGSYRFRFEADDGEEPRRLNEVSPGDYFLVAGTDIDGDGIICQPGEACAEYPISGLREVITIEEGQSLSDLRMTTSFTRPTISAETPDILPRPGFQGYRLITPERDSARTNSDNRPRMTQ from the coding sequence GTGAAAAAAACATTGCCGCAGTATCTTGTGCTTTCGGGAGTGGTGTTGTTCGCAGGATGCGGTGGTGGTTCCGGAAGTTCTGAATCCCAGCCCCCGGCCATTGATCTTGGCCCTTTATCTGGTGTGATCAGTATCGAATCCGGTAGCCGGATTGATCAGGACACCATGGATCAGTTGCGGTTTGCCGGTGCCAGCCCTGCTTCGGGTGCCCAAACCCTGCCGGCCAGTTTTGTTCTTGCCGGGTTTGTCAGTTCGCGAAATGGTTCCTATCCGTTGCTGAACGGCCAATTGTTCAGTTACGCCGCTGACCCGGTGGATAACTTCACCGTGCCCATGGGGCCCGGTGAAACGGTAATTCTGAGAAATTTTGGCGGCCGTGACGGAGATGCGGAACTTGAGTTGCGTGTTACCGCCGGAGGGATTCTCTACGGGGCAGATGAGACCGCGGCGGACAAGCCTTCCGTCAGCGTGACCCTGGATAGCGGCGCCCCGGAAAGGAATTACTCTGTTGAGGTCAGTGTGGCCAGCGGAGGTGGCCCCGCTCGCTATGTTCTGGTCAAAGCCGCTGATGGCCAGCTCGATAGCGTCAGTCTTGATTGGCCGGACCATCCGTTCCTCCCCGGCCAGGCCATTGTTACGTTGGATGCAACCGACTCTGGAACCATGTCGTCACTGGCGACTGGCACGGCCAGCGCTGAGCGGCATCTGGGTGGTTCGGACTGGTTGATGCGGATGCCGGCTCAGGCGTCTTCCCGTGCTGTCAGTGCGACTCAAATGCAGGCGGAAACCCTGTCCTGGGTTACCCAGCTTCGGCAGATGCCGGGTGTCAAAGACGCGGTGCCGAACTATCAGATGTCGAGCATGCAGAGCTCGCCGGTGGATGAGCCTCTGTACGGTTTGCAGTGGCATTACGATCTGATCAACGGGCCCGGAGCCTGGCAGTTGGCTCCTGACGGTGGCGAGGGCGCCAGCGTCGCTGTTCTGGACAGCGGTTTGTTTAGCCCCAACGGAACGACTGCCTGGCATCCCGATCTTGACGCCAATGTGGATGGTGGCAGGGATTTTGTGGATAACGATTTCTATCCTGAGGATCCTGGTAGCAGCGTTGGCGCCAGTGTGTTTCACGGTACTCACGTTGCCGGAACGGTAGCTGCGGTGGTTAACGGTGAAGGCATCGGAGGGGTTGCGTTCGGATCCAGGATCGTTCCTGTCAGGGTTTTGGGAGAGGGTGGCACCGGCTCCTCCACAGATCTCATTGATGCCATTCGCTGGGTGACCGGGGATTCTCCCAGGCAGAACTTGCCCCGGGCCGAAATCGTCAATCTGAGTCTGGGTGGTTTGCCCAGGATTCAGGCGCTGGAAGACGCCATTGCTTTCGGCGTAGGGCGAGGCATGATTTTCGTTGGTGCAGCCGGAAACTCAGCAACCTCAACGCAATCGTTCCCGGCGGCGTCGCCCAACGTGTTGGCGGTCAGTGCTGTAGATGCCGGTGGTCGACTGGCGTCTTATTCAAACTTTGGCAGCTGGATTGATCTGGCGGCACCCGGCGGAGATGCCAGCCGGGATGGTAATAACGATGGCCGCGCCGATCTGATCTGGAGTACCAGTGCGGTGGGGCAGGCCGGTCAATTCGTTGCCAGTTATACGGGCTTGCAGGGTACGTCTATGGCCACTCCTCATGTGTCAGGCGTTATGGCACTGCTGAAAGCTCAGAAGGACACACTCACTTACAGCGAGGTTCGAGCTCTGCTGGAAAGTGGTGAACTCACCGATTATCCGGGAAGCCGAAACGACCAGCTGGGGTATGGCATTCTTGATGCCGCCAAGGCGCTTCAGGCGAATCTGGAAGGCAACGTGACGATTTTGTCTCCATCACCCTCTCAGGTTTCGCTCAGCAATGAAGGGGTGACCAGCGCAACCGTGGTGCTCAGCCAGATCGGCAGCGGGTCGGTCAGTGACGTAAGTCTGACTAATAACCTCACTTGGATAAACGTCACTCAACCAAAAGAGCGCGATGACGGGCGCTATGTGTTCAATGTCTCGCTGGTAGAGTCGGAGATTGAGCCGGATACGGCATACCGGGGAGACATCTTTGTCTCCTACAAAGATGGTTCAACGAGTCGAGAATTGCGCCTGCCCGTCGTCGCCCAATTGATCAGCGACGAACAGGCCCGTGACGCCGGCACCCACTTCGTCCTGCTGGTAGATACCACTCCGGATGACGATGGATTCTACTGGGCCGAAGCCCAGGTGGCCGTCGAAGCCTCCGAGGGCAGCTATCGCTTCCGCTTCGAAGCCGACGATGGCGAGGAGCCGCGCCGGCTCAATGAAGTCAGTCCCGGCGACTACTTTTTGGTAGCGGGCACGGATATCGATGGCGACGGCATTATCTGTCAGCCCGGTGAGGCCTGCGCGGAATACCCGATTTCCGGTTTGCGTGAGGTGATCACTATTGAGGAGGGCCAAAGCCTTTCTGATCTTCGAATGACCACCAGCTTTACCCGCCCCACAATTTCTGCGGAAACCCCGGACATCTTGCCCAGGCCGGGGTTTCAGGGTTACCGTTTGATCACGCCAGAGCGCGACAGCGCCCGTACTAACAGTGATAACCGACCCAGGATGACACAATGA
- a CDS encoding TRAP transporter large permease subunit, with protein MNWRAMTASGARTLYPVHRIHGVILLLLLLSTLLLGMGNSLHSRMLWIGEQVWPNYYLLNPDATEPTCNMFVDVDAEVERRIQAYKPDPDDLFSSPPDADALRQSLQSNVALCEQRHLMFAENQKHATWALGVYKSFEQGLAGFLLDNIELTKYLFIAMFAMAAAISALDADHIALRLSRNRSEWRLSQGVQFIVNGLMVLSLNAYLGRLSTSPGTESTMILQYAWAGVFGMFMVINAIRFFHIPERMRPGSLSLSSSLVIPLYCMMGLIAMSYFFFVDGYTSGLAIYFGMMANLSSMFINIGLYVLVGMMLKQTRVPELLLNIVKPFNLPAPMLASVIIFATAFPTAFTGASGIFILAVGGVVYDELRKAGAGRQLSLATTAMSGSLGVVLNPCLLIVVIAALNKEVTTSEMYGWGFWVFILSASLFSFIVCKTEGNWKPKPAPGAFRLALKQLLPLVPYALTAAAVIFAIWVVLGLKFNEYSAPMILPLVMLALVVLDSGKESKELSVSRMQTFFERSSNAASDSAVHIGALLALIGFSICLGGILERSDIVHAIFPETLTSPWIAMMVIVVMLTLIGMVMDPFGAVILVSATIAQPAIQIGVDPLHFWIVCLVAFELGYLSPPVALNHLLTRQVVGETEVLAAERTGTFWHRYQRLLLPLAVMIPSLLLVAFVPMLFYAL; from the coding sequence ATGAACTGGCGCGCGATGACTGCCTCTGGTGCAAGGACGCTCTACCCCGTACACAGGATACATGGGGTTATTCTACTGCTTTTGCTCCTGTCAACTCTGCTGCTGGGCATGGGGAATTCCCTGCACTCCAGAATGTTATGGATTGGTGAGCAGGTATGGCCGAATTATTATCTGCTGAACCCGGATGCAACCGAACCCACCTGTAATATGTTCGTGGATGTGGATGCCGAGGTTGAGCGCAGGATTCAGGCGTACAAGCCTGATCCTGACGATTTGTTCAGCTCCCCACCAGACGCTGATGCGCTGAGGCAGTCTCTGCAGAGCAACGTGGCCCTGTGTGAACAGCGCCACCTGATGTTCGCCGAGAACCAGAAACATGCCACTTGGGCACTGGGTGTCTACAAGAGCTTTGAGCAGGGTCTGGCTGGTTTTCTGCTGGATAACATTGAACTGACCAAGTACCTGTTCATCGCCATGTTTGCCATGGCTGCTGCGATCTCGGCGCTGGACGCGGACCACATTGCCCTGCGGCTGTCCCGCAACCGGTCGGAGTGGCGCTTGAGCCAGGGCGTTCAGTTTATCGTCAACGGTTTGATGGTGCTGTCCCTGAACGCCTATCTCGGGCGATTATCGACATCGCCGGGCACGGAAAGCACCATGATTTTGCAATACGCCTGGGCCGGTGTATTCGGAATGTTCATGGTGATCAACGCCATTCGCTTCTTCCACATACCCGAGCGCATGAGGCCCGGCAGCCTGAGCCTGTCATCGAGCCTGGTCATCCCGTTGTATTGCATGATGGGCTTGATCGCCATGTCGTACTTCTTCTTCGTGGATGGCTACACTTCGGGCCTGGCAATCTACTTCGGCATGATGGCGAACCTGTCTTCCATGTTCATCAACATTGGCCTTTATGTGTTGGTGGGCATGATGCTCAAGCAGACCCGGGTACCGGAATTGCTGCTGAACATCGTCAAGCCGTTCAACCTGCCGGCGCCTATGCTGGCCTCGGTGATCATCTTTGCCACGGCTTTCCCGACGGCATTCACGGGTGCCTCCGGTATTTTTATTCTTGCCGTGGGTGGTGTGGTGTATGACGAACTGAGAAAAGCCGGCGCCGGGCGGCAGTTGTCCCTGGCGACCACCGCGATGTCGGGCAGTCTCGGGGTGGTGCTCAACCCGTGCTTGCTGATTGTAGTCATCGCAGCCCTGAACAAAGAAGTGACCACCTCTGAAATGTATGGTTGGGGCTTCTGGGTGTTCATTCTGTCTGCCAGTCTGTTCTCGTTCATCGTGTGCAAAACCGAAGGTAATTGGAAGCCCAAGCCGGCACCCGGTGCCTTCCGGCTAGCGCTCAAGCAACTGTTGCCACTGGTACCTTATGCGCTGACTGCCGCTGCTGTGATCTTTGCAATCTGGGTGGTCCTGGGCCTGAAATTCAACGAGTACAGTGCGCCGATGATTTTGCCGTTGGTGATGCTCGCACTGGTGGTGCTGGACTCCGGAAAGGAGAGTAAGGAACTTTCTGTTTCCAGAATGCAGACATTCTTTGAGCGCAGCAGCAATGCTGCCAGTGATTCAGCCGTTCACATCGGCGCGCTGCTGGCCCTGATCGGCTTCTCCATCTGCCTGGGCGGTATTCTGGAGCGCTCCGATATCGTCCATGCGATTTTCCCGGAGACCCTGACCAGCCCCTGGATTGCCATGATGGTGATTGTGGTGATGCTGACGCTGATCGGCATGGTGATGGACCCGTTCGGTGCGGTGATTCTGGTATCGGCCACCATTGCCCAGCCGGCAATACAGATTGGGGTAGACCCGCTGCACTTCTGGATTGTGTGTCTGGTGGCGTTCGAGCTGGGCTACCTGAGCCCGCCTGTGGCCCTGAACCATCTGTTGACGCGGCAGGTGGTTGGCGAGACCGAAGTGCTGGCGGCAGAGCGCACCGGTACCTTCTGGCACCGTTATCAGCGCCTGCTGTTGCCGCTGGCGGTGATGATACCCAGCTTGCTGCTGGTGGCCTTTGTGCCGATGCTGTTCTACGCCTTGTAG